The following coding sequences lie in one Deltaproteobacteria bacterium genomic window:
- a CDS encoding NUDIX hydrolase, producing MSRRWQRLSRHEVLTTPIFSIHEQLCRSPRTGLDHPFFLLETADWVNVIPITDDEQVVMVRQYRHGRDETTLEIPGGMIDPEDADPAHAARRELLEETGFRAGELRCLGAIAPNPAVQTNLCHTFVATGLQSVAELSMDVTEDLDVLTLPLAEVPSRIASGEISHALVVVAFCFYLGLGRPVSPR from the coding sequence ATGTCCCGCCGCTGGCAGCGCCTCTCACGTCACGAAGTGCTCACGACGCCCATCTTCAGCATCCACGAGCAGCTCTGCCGTTCGCCGCGCACGGGCCTCGACCACCCCTTCTTCCTGCTCGAAACCGCCGATTGGGTGAACGTCATCCCCATCACGGACGACGAGCAGGTCGTCATGGTGCGCCAGTACCGGCATGGACGCGACGAGACGACGCTCGAGATCCCGGGGGGCATGATCGATCCGGAGGACGCCGACCCAGCGCATGCGGCCCGGCGGGAGCTCCTCGAGGAGACGGGTTTCCGCGCCGGCGAGCTGCGTTGCCTCGGGGCGATCGCCCCCAACCCCGCCGTGCAGACGAACCTCTGTCACACCTTCGTCGCCACGGGCCTCCAGTCCGTCGCAGAGCTGTCCATGGACGTGACGGAAGACCTCGACGTGCTCACCTTGCCGCTCGCGGAGGTGCCGTCGCGCATCGCTAGCGGCGAGATCTCGCACGCGCTGGTAGTCGTCGCCTTCTGCTTCTACCTCGGCCTCGGCCGCCCCGTCTCTCCTCGGTAG
- a CDS encoding sigma 54-interacting transcriptional regulator has product MAEGRPALRYRVGRLVVTQSDGTRFERTIDLPHVRVGSAPNNDVTIFDPSVSRFHCELRHTNDGFLLRDLGSTNGTVVGGLRVREAVLQDDVVVQLGRSTLRFIPGKEEIRVDPSKEVRFGKLVGRSEGMREIFGVLEKVAATDLTVTIQGETGTGKDLVARAIHEASPRREGPFVVFDAGAVASNLIESELFGHEKGAFTGATEQRQGAFERADGGTLFLDEIGELALELQPKLLRALEQREVQRVGGSKRIPVDVRVVCATNRSLVDEVKKSRFRDDLFFRISVVVLALPPLRDRREDIELLVDSFLRAAEPRMSAAADAVTVLQNYDWPGNVRELRNVIETARAMCNDPVLHAKDLIFAHDRDISSQRSAGMSLAGKTLESIERAAIAQTLAHCGGNRSAAARALGIAPSTLYLKLKKYGIG; this is encoded by the coding sequence ATGGCGGAGGGACGCCCCGCGCTGCGCTACCGCGTGGGGCGCCTCGTGGTGACGCAGTCGGACGGCACGCGTTTCGAGCGGACGATCGACCTTCCACATGTACGCGTCGGGTCGGCACCCAACAACGACGTGACGATCTTCGATCCCTCGGTGTCCCGGTTCCACTGCGAGCTGCGCCACACGAACGATGGCTTCCTGCTGCGCGACCTCGGCAGCACGAATGGCACGGTTGTGGGCGGTCTGCGGGTCCGCGAGGCGGTCTTGCAGGACGACGTGGTGGTCCAGCTCGGTCGCTCCACTCTGCGTTTCATCCCGGGGAAGGAAGAGATCCGGGTCGACCCGTCGAAAGAGGTCCGCTTCGGCAAGCTGGTCGGTCGCAGTGAGGGGATGCGCGAGATCTTCGGCGTCCTCGAGAAGGTGGCGGCCACGGATCTCACGGTGACGATCCAGGGTGAGACGGGGACGGGCAAAGACCTCGTCGCGAGAGCGATCCACGAGGCGAGTCCGAGACGCGAAGGCCCGTTCGTGGTCTTCGATGCGGGCGCCGTGGCGTCGAACCTGATCGAGAGCGAGCTCTTTGGCCACGAAAAGGGGGCGTTCACCGGAGCCACCGAGCAGCGACAGGGAGCCTTCGAGCGGGCCGACGGGGGGACGCTCTTCCTCGACGAGATCGGCGAGCTGGCGCTCGAGCTTCAGCCGAAGCTCTTGCGTGCGCTCGAGCAGCGCGAGGTGCAGCGCGTCGGCGGGTCGAAGCGCATCCCGGTCGACGTCCGCGTGGTGTGCGCCACGAACCGGTCCTTGGTAGACGAGGTGAAGAAGTCTCGCTTCCGCGACGACCTCTTCTTCCGCATCTCCGTGGTGGTCCTCGCGCTGCCGCCGCTGCGCGACCGGCGTGAGGACATCGAGCTACTGGTCGACTCGTTTCTGCGGGCGGCGGAACCTCGCATGAGCGCCGCGGCCGACGCCGTCACGGTGCTACAGAACTACGATTGGCCGGGCAACGTGCGCGAGCTCCGGAACGTAATCGAGACGGCCAGGGCGATGTGCAACGATCCGGTCTTGCACGCGAAGGACCTCATCTTCGCGCACGATCGTGACATCTCTTCCCAGCGGAGCGCGGGGATGTCTCTCGCGGGGAAGACCCTCGAGAGCATCGAGCGAGCGGCGATCGCGCAGACTCTCGCCCACTGCGGCGGCAACCGCAGCGCGGCGGCCAGGGCGCTCGGGATCGCCCCCTCGACCCTCTACCTCAAGCTCAAGAAGTACGGCATAGGGTAA
- a CDS encoding cyclic nucleotide-binding domain-containing protein, with amino-acid sequence MGYAAGERPEVARLEELLVLFSGQLRDHPGDLQTRLKRAEVLRLLGRVDEAVKAYREVAWAQAAAGNLVQAIMLCKLILDLRPEHQDTQQMLARLYGSKRAREVKRAVPVARLSGRWVAAAPTLRPDAGPAYVGDAAKTAQLELDDGAAPLSSPSPAMPAARVVGTHHEMSSQSWLVTPAPGGAVTVAPVSPAEQDPAERDRPTMRVDCVEPSSAMGPPQRRWKETAPMPGAQASRLLRMDAELAYGEQRGGTRAYSSIQREVRGAVESACRPDPSPSPSEGAARCGGTSAGAVPPAAAGLPSEAFVPAEGDPAADGIPAFPIFSGLGEEAFLALLGRLERRVYAEGSLVLVEGTPGDSLFLVATGALRVTKQDADGSTVELGRLAPGAIFGEFGVLTDQRRHATVTCVEEAELLELTRPVLAELVRAHPAVGETVEALYEERVLQMVMNTSSLFRAVCPEERDEVVGLFCGERFPPDATVVAEGQPVGAFYVVLLGELAVTCRGDDGQVHELGVLREGDYFGEMSLITGREAGASVRTRCVTDLLKLGAGDFYDLAARHPEVWAEVERGGDSRQAANDRLLAARRAKACLF; translated from the coding sequence ATGGGGTACGCAGCGGGTGAACGCCCCGAGGTGGCGCGGCTCGAGGAATTGCTCGTCCTCTTCTCGGGCCAGCTGCGCGACCACCCGGGCGATCTGCAGACACGGCTGAAGCGGGCGGAGGTCTTGCGGCTGCTCGGCCGCGTCGACGAAGCCGTCAAGGCGTACCGCGAGGTGGCGTGGGCGCAGGCCGCGGCGGGCAACCTCGTTCAGGCGATCATGCTCTGCAAGCTGATCCTGGACCTGCGTCCGGAACACCAGGATACCCAGCAGATGCTCGCGCGGCTCTACGGGAGCAAACGGGCACGCGAGGTCAAGCGTGCGGTCCCCGTGGCGCGGTTGAGCGGGCGATGGGTCGCCGCGGCCCCGACGCTGCGACCTGATGCCGGCCCCGCCTACGTCGGGGACGCCGCCAAGACGGCCCAGCTGGAGCTCGACGACGGCGCGGCGCCGCTCTCCTCCCCCTCCCCCGCGATGCCCGCGGCCAGGGTCGTCGGGACGCACCACGAGATGTCGAGCCAATCGTGGCTCGTGACGCCGGCGCCGGGAGGGGCTGTGACCGTCGCCCCCGTGAGCCCTGCGGAGCAGGATCCCGCCGAGCGGGATCGCCCGACGATGCGCGTGGATTGCGTGGAGCCTTCCTCAGCAATGGGGCCGCCCCAAAGACGGTGGAAGGAGACGGCGCCGATGCCAGGGGCTCAGGCGTCGCGGCTGCTCCGCATGGACGCGGAGCTGGCCTACGGAGAGCAGCGCGGCGGGACGCGCGCCTACTCGTCGATCCAGCGTGAAGTCCGCGGGGCGGTCGAGTCGGCGTGCCGTCCGGATCCTTCGCCTTCGCCCTCTGAGGGCGCCGCACGCTGCGGGGGCACGAGCGCCGGGGCAGTGCCTCCGGCGGCCGCCGGGCTACCGAGCGAGGCCTTCGTCCCGGCGGAGGGCGACCCCGCAGCCGATGGGATCCCCGCGTTTCCGATCTTCTCGGGGCTCGGCGAGGAGGCGTTCCTCGCGCTCCTCGGGCGGCTGGAGCGCCGCGTCTACGCGGAGGGATCCCTGGTCCTCGTCGAGGGGACGCCGGGGGATTCGCTCTTCCTGGTGGCCACGGGGGCGCTAAGGGTCACGAAACAGGACGCGGACGGATCGACGGTCGAGCTGGGACGGCTCGCGCCGGGTGCCATCTTCGGGGAGTTCGGAGTGCTGACGGACCAGCGTCGGCACGCGACGGTGACCTGCGTGGAGGAGGCCGAGTTGCTCGAGTTGACCCGCCCCGTGCTGGCGGAGCTGGTCCGAGCTCACCCCGCGGTGGGCGAGACGGTCGAGGCCCTCTACGAGGAGCGAGTGCTGCAGATGGTCATGAACACCTCTTCCCTCTTCCGCGCGGTGTGCCCTGAGGAGCGCGACGAGGTGGTGGGGCTCTTCTGCGGCGAGCGGTTTCCTCCGGACGCGACCGTGGTGGCGGAGGGGCAGCCCGTCGGCGCGTTTTATGTCGTGTTGCTCGGCGAGCTGGCCGTCACCTGCCGCGGCGACGACGGCCAGGTGCACGAGCTCGGGGTGCTTCGAGAGGGAGACTACTTCGGTGAGATGTCCCTGATCACCGGACGCGAGGCCGGTGCCTCCGTTCGCACGCGATGCGTGACGGACCTCCTGAAGCTCGGGGCGGGCGACTTCTACGACCTGGCTGCGCGCCACCCGGAGGTCTGGGCGGAAGTGGAGCGCGGTGGCGACTCCCGGCAAGCGGCGAACGACCGGCTGCTCGCCGCGCGAAGGGCGAAAGCGTGTCTGTTCTGA
- a CDS encoding glycosyltransferase family 39 protein — protein sequence MRGAPGPGAWTFPAALIASVTVLRVWESGLAGLGDAEAYYFSWSEVAAPSYLDHGPVVAYLIRLGTTVGGNSPLGVRWPFILLSAITLWRLAVLARRLGGGAESACWAVALLFAVPAYGVAGAAATPDGPLLLFTLLFLECTFYVHRRREGPALWVAGLLLGLAFSCKYFGLLLALPLWLATRELTGRRRLLHTTLAGLFALLAAAPVLIWNAANGWPSLRYHLGLRHTQPIGPSPENLAKLVGGQLAYLSPLVLAVLAATAIWLWRRRREPSLRPLAAVAAPLSLVGLLLIGLVPNAEPHWPAPGYLPLLGAAGTLLPGWLRARPRLRPWVCGGLALSMLLGVLLHLHLLTDLGVRAMPASYRPRYDLSNELHGWPHLSERVARQVALHAPSSARLAQVAGCHYTVCAQLRFWSRGRYSVVCPSPRLDAFDFFPGGDGSSLRGVDLLYLRDERFPYEASELYRCKRTKLLEVLPVVRGGRTVRRFELQLCQDFEGLRATVWPPRP from the coding sequence TTGCGCGGCGCTCCCGGGCCCGGCGCATGGACCTTCCCGGCCGCGCTGATCGCCTCGGTAACGGTCCTCCGGGTCTGGGAGTCCGGCCTGGCCGGGCTCGGGGATGCCGAGGCCTACTATTTCTCCTGGTCCGAGGTCGCGGCCCCGAGCTACCTCGACCACGGTCCGGTCGTGGCGTACCTCATTCGTCTCGGCACGACCGTGGGCGGGAACTCCCCGCTTGGCGTACGCTGGCCCTTCATCCTCCTCTCCGCCATCACCCTCTGGCGCCTCGCCGTGCTCGCGCGGCGGCTGGGCGGCGGTGCGGAGAGCGCGTGCTGGGCGGTGGCGTTGCTCTTTGCGGTACCCGCCTACGGCGTGGCCGGCGCGGCCGCTACGCCCGACGGACCCCTTCTCCTCTTCACCCTGCTCTTTCTAGAATGCACGTTCTACGTGCACCGGCGCCGCGAGGGTCCGGCGCTGTGGGTCGCGGGCCTGCTGCTCGGACTCGCCTTCTCCTGCAAGTACTTCGGTCTCCTGCTCGCCCTTCCGCTCTGGCTCGCAACGCGGGAGCTTACGGGCCGCCGTAGGCTCCTGCACACCACCCTCGCGGGACTGTTTGCGCTCCTTGCGGCTGCCCCCGTGCTGATCTGGAACGCGGCGAACGGCTGGCCCTCGCTCCGCTACCACCTGGGGCTCCGTCACACGCAGCCGATCGGCCCGAGCCCCGAGAATCTGGCCAAACTCGTGGGAGGCCAGCTGGCCTATCTATCCCCCCTTGTGCTCGCAGTGCTCGCGGCCACCGCCATCTGGCTCTGGCGTCGGCGGCGCGAGCCCTCCCTCCGCCCACTCGCCGCCGTCGCCGCGCCACTGAGCCTGGTCGGGCTCCTCCTCATCGGCCTGGTGCCGAACGCCGAACCGCACTGGCCTGCCCCGGGCTATCTCCCGCTCCTCGGCGCTGCCGGCACCCTGCTGCCCGGCTGGCTCCGCGCTCGTCCCCGCCTCCGCCCCTGGGTCTGCGGCGGCCTCGCTCTGTCCATGCTCCTCGGCGTGCTCCTGCACCTCCATCTGCTCACGGACCTCGGCGTGCGGGCGATGCCTGCCTCCTACCGGCCCCGCTACGACCTGAGCAACGAGCTGCATGGGTGGCCGCACCTCTCGGAGCGGGTCGCCCGGCAGGTTGCCCTGCACGCCCCGTCGAGCGCGCGACTCGCGCAAGTTGCCGGCTGCCATTACACCGTGTGCGCGCAGCTCCGCTTCTGGAGCCGGGGGCGGTACTCCGTCGTCTGCCCGTCTCCGCGACTGGATGCCTTCGATTTCTTTCCCGGGGGTGACGGCTCGAGTCTCCGGGGCGTAGACCTGCTCTACCTCCGTGACGAGCGCTTCCCCTATGAGGCCAGCGAGCTCTACCGCTGCAAGCGCACGAAGCTCCTCGAGGTGCTTCCCGTCGTGCGCGGGGGACGCACGGTGCGCCGCTTCGAGCTCCAGCTGTGCCAGGACTTCGAGGGGCTCCGGGCGACGGTGTGGCCACCGAGGCCGTAG
- a CDS encoding adenine phosphoribosyltransferase, with protein sequence MDERLELVRSRIADVPDFPKPGILFKDITPVMTSPAAYRATIDLFAERYSVVRPDLFVAIESRGFLFGGPLALELGVPLQLVRKAGKLPRATIEETYALEYGHSTLQVHRDEIPKGARVVILDDLLATGGTALAAARLVERQGGEVAEFGFLIELLALGGRAKIVPYSCHAVLSI encoded by the coding sequence ATGGATGAACGACTGGAGCTCGTCCGAAGCCGCATCGCGGACGTGCCCGACTTTCCCAAGCCGGGGATCCTGTTCAAGGACATCACCCCGGTGATGACCTCCCCGGCGGCCTACCGCGCGACGATTGACCTCTTCGCGGAGAGGTATTCCGTGGTGCGCCCGGATCTCTTCGTGGCGATCGAGTCCCGCGGGTTTCTCTTCGGTGGCCCGCTGGCCCTCGAGCTGGGAGTGCCGCTCCAGCTCGTGCGCAAGGCGGGAAAACTGCCGCGGGCGACCATCGAAGAGACCTACGCCCTCGAATACGGGCACAGCACGCTGCAGGTGCACCGGGACGAGATCCCGAAGGGGGCCAGAGTCGTGATTCTGGACGACCTGCTCGCGACCGGTGGCACCGCTCTCGCGGCGGCCCGGCTCGTCGAGCGCCAGGGCGGAGAGGTCGCGGAGTTCGGGTTTCTCATCGAGCTTCTGGCCCTGGGCGGCAGAGCGAAGATCGTCCCCTACTCCTGCCATGCAGTGCTCTCGATCTAG
- a CDS encoding M23 family metallopeptidase — protein sequence MNALDPRDPWPVGRPLFIPGRRPDDRRSRVSVGQAPPPRNRLPIRLVWPVPSGRLSSPFGPRAGRPHEGIDIRAPEGSPVVAAAAGTVVYAGSGVRGYGHLVLVRHANGVVTVYAHNRRNLVKEGDAVTQGQPIAEVGRSGRSDGFHLHFEVREGETPRDPLIDLRAPP from the coding sequence CTGAACGCACTCGACCCCCGCGACCCCTGGCCGGTCGGGCGCCCGCTGTTCATTCCCGGCCGGCGGCCGGACGATCGGCGTTCGCGCGTGAGCGTCGGTCAGGCGCCTCCGCCTCGCAACCGGTTGCCGATACGCCTCGTGTGGCCCGTCCCCTCCGGCCGGCTGAGCTCGCCTTTCGGACCCCGGGCCGGGCGTCCCCACGAAGGCATCGACATCCGTGCGCCGGAGGGGAGCCCCGTCGTCGCGGCCGCGGCAGGCACAGTGGTCTACGCGGGGAGCGGGGTGCGCGGCTACGGCCACCTGGTCCTCGTGCGACACGCGAACGGGGTGGTCACCGTCTACGCGCACAATCGACGGAACCTGGTCAAGGAGGGGGATGCCGTGACCCAGGGACAACCGATCGCCGAGGTAGGACGAAGCGGTCGCAGCGACGGGTTCCATCTGCATTTCGAGGTTCGCGAGGGAGAGACGCCTCGGGACCCATTGATCGACTTGCGCGCGCCGCCGTGA
- a CDS encoding protein-L-isoaspartate(D-aspartate) O-methyltransferase, with product MMSEAEERSAERREMVEVQLRARGIADPRVLEVMGRVPRHRFVDASLQSQAYEDHPLPIGYGQTISQPYMVARMTELCELAPTDRVLEVGAGSGYQTAVLASLCRAVFATEIVEPLVERATRVLSSLGLTNATVAFRDGSMGWAEHGPFDAILVAAGAPGVPPPLEEQLAEGGRLVIPVGDRTLQVLRRYTRQAAAVVRLDDTPCRFVELHGRHGWTVTSDLDG from the coding sequence ATGATGTCGGAGGCGGAGGAACGGTCGGCCGAGCGGCGGGAGATGGTCGAGGTCCAGCTTCGTGCGCGCGGCATCGCGGATCCGCGCGTCCTCGAGGTGATGGGCCGAGTGCCGCGGCACCGGTTCGTGGATGCCTCCCTGCAGAGCCAAGCCTACGAGGATCACCCCCTGCCCATCGGCTACGGGCAGACGATCTCGCAGCCCTACATGGTCGCTCGCATGACGGAACTCTGCGAGCTCGCGCCGACGGACAGGGTACTGGAGGTGGGGGCGGGGTCGGGCTACCAGACGGCCGTGCTGGCGTCCCTCTGCCGCGCCGTCTTCGCGACGGAGATCGTGGAGCCCCTCGTGGAGCGTGCGACCCGCGTGCTGTCGTCGCTGGGACTGACCAACGCGACGGTCGCGTTCCGCGACGGGTCCATGGGATGGGCCGAGCACGGCCCGTTCGACGCCATCCTGGTCGCGGCGGGGGCTCCCGGGGTACCGCCGCCGCTCGAGGAGCAGCTCGCCGAGGGAGGACGACTGGTCATTCCGGTCGGTGACCGGACGCTTCAGGTGTTGCGGCGATACACGCGCCAGGCCGCCGCGGTGGTTCGCCTGGATGACACGCCGTGCCGCTTCGTCGAGCTGCACGGCCGGCACGGATGGACCGTGACCTCGGATCTCGATGGGTGA
- the surE gene encoding 5'/3'-nucleotidase SurE: MTPLILITNDDGVQSDGIAAVARALEPVGEVVVVAPARQQSAASHAITLSSPLRVRTLRPRWHAVNGTPADAVFVALHEICARKPDVVVSGINHGANLGTDVFYSGTVAGALEGALRGIPAVAVSQQLPEGVAPEEREEGQRAGGFDPIDHVTQRLAEDLQATARFTAALVQRILTAPLPDGIALNVNAPCRPTDRYRWTRVGRRRYRGEVVRRLDPRGLPYFWIAGPGVEAHDDPRSDSHAVEAGLISVSALRLDWSADVLPPAGEWAFEGYERGGEGEA, from the coding sequence ATGACCCCACTCATCCTGATCACCAACGACGACGGTGTACAGTCGGACGGCATCGCCGCTGTTGCGCGAGCGCTGGAACCCGTGGGAGAGGTGGTCGTCGTGGCGCCCGCGCGGCAGCAGAGTGCGGCCAGCCACGCGATCACTCTGTCGAGCCCGCTCCGCGTCCGCACGCTTCGGCCCCGGTGGCACGCCGTGAACGGCACTCCCGCGGACGCGGTATTCGTGGCGCTTCACGAGATCTGCGCGCGGAAGCCGGACGTCGTCGTCTCGGGGATCAACCACGGCGCGAACCTCGGCACCGACGTCTTCTATTCGGGGACCGTCGCGGGAGCCCTCGAGGGAGCGCTGCGCGGGATACCGGCCGTGGCCGTCTCTCAGCAGCTTCCGGAGGGGGTGGCGCCCGAAGAGCGCGAGGAAGGCCAGCGCGCGGGCGGGTTCGACCCCATCGATCACGTCACGCAGCGCCTCGCCGAGGACCTCCAGGCTACCGCCCGCTTCACCGCGGCCCTCGTGCAGCGCATCCTGACGGCCCCGCTGCCGGATGGGATCGCGCTGAACGTGAACGCACCGTGTCGCCCGACCGACAGGTACCGGTGGACTCGGGTGGGGCGTCGGCGGTATCGAGGCGAGGTCGTGCGGCGACTCGACCCCCGGGGGCTGCCGTATTTCTGGATCGCCGGCCCCGGGGTAGAGGCGCATGACGATCCGCGGAGTGACTCGCACGCCGTCGAGGCGGGGCTGATCTCGGTGTCGGCTCTGCGGCTAGACTGGAGCGCAGACGTGCTTCCGCCGGCTGGAGAATGGGCGTTCGAGGGGTATGAGAGGGGTGGGGAAGGGGAGGCATGA
- a CDS encoding MerR family transcriptional regulator: MPDIPDKLFFKIGEVARLTGVKPHVLRYWETEFSVLRPQKTRTNQRLYRRREVELLLQIKQLLYQEGFTIAGANKRLKELHGAATSGAEREALVEVIGGVRRQLEELLGLVEDESERR, encoded by the coding sequence GTGCCCGACATTCCCGACAAGCTCTTCTTCAAGATCGGCGAGGTGGCGCGCCTGACGGGCGTGAAGCCCCACGTGCTGCGCTACTGGGAGACGGAGTTCAGCGTTCTCCGCCCGCAGAAGACGCGGACGAACCAGCGGCTCTATCGCCGGCGGGAGGTCGAGCTGCTGCTGCAGATCAAACAGTTGCTCTATCAGGAAGGCTTCACCATCGCGGGTGCGAACAAGCGTCTGAAGGAGCTTCACGGCGCCGCGACGAGCGGGGCCGAGCGCGAGGCGCTGGTCGAGGTCATCGGGGGAGTCCGCCGACAGCTCGAGGAGCTCCTCGGCCTCGTCGAAGACGAGAGCGAGCGGCGCTAG
- a CDS encoding integration host factor subunit alpha, producing MTKADIIENVYEKVGGFSKKEAAEIVETVFDTIKETLEEGQKIKISGFGNFVVRDKNSRVGRNPQTGDEITISARRVLTFKPSQVLKNALNG from the coding sequence ATGACCAAGGCCGACATCATTGAAAACGTCTACGAGAAGGTAGGTGGCTTCTCGAAGAAAGAGGCGGCGGAGATCGTGGAGACCGTCTTCGACACGATCAAGGAGACCCTGGAAGAGGGGCAGAAGATCAAGATCTCCGGGTTCGGGAACTTCGTCGTCCGTGACAAGAACTCCCGCGTGGGCCGCAACCCGCAAACGGGGGACGAGATCACGATCAGCGCGCGCCGCGTGCTGACCTTCAAGCCGAGCCAGGTGCTCAAGAACGCCCTGAACGGCTAG
- the rplT gene encoding 50S ribosomal protein L20, with product MPRAKRGVKARRRRNKILKAAKGYVGSKGRLFRQAVMTVRRGWRYSTRDRRVRKRDFRGLWIVRINAAARRCGVSYSRLINWLKTAQVEIDRKVLADLAVADFNAFQRVVELVRPS from the coding sequence ATGCCGAGAGCAAAACGAGGAGTAAAAGCCCGCCGCCGCCGGAACAAGATCTTGAAGGCGGCGAAGGGCTACGTGGGATCCAAGGGACGGCTGTTTCGTCAGGCCGTCATGACCGTTCGTCGCGGGTGGCGGTATTCGACCCGCGACCGGCGCGTTCGCAAGCGGGACTTCCGCGGCCTTTGGATCGTTCGCATCAACGCCGCGGCGCGGCGCTGTGGCGTGAGCTACAGCCGGTTGATCAACTGGCTCAAGACCGCTCAGGTCGAGATCGATCGCAAGGTGCTGGCCGACCTTGCCGTCGCCGACTTCAACGCCTTCCAGCGCGTCGTAGAGCTGGTGCGTCCTTCCTGA
- the rpmI gene encoding 50S ribosomal protein L35, with product MPKMKSNSGAKKRFSFTAKGKVKYRKSHRNHILTKKTTKRLRHLRKGSTMNAVETDRVKLLLPYGG from the coding sequence ATGCCGAAGATGAAGTCCAACAGCGGCGCGAAAAAACGATTCAGCTTCACCGCCAAGGGCAAGGTGAAGTATCGAAAGTCGCATCGCAATCACATCCTGACCAAGAAGACCACCAAGCGGCTGCGGCACCTGCGCAAGGGCTCGACGATGAACGCCGTCGAGACCGATCGCGTGAAGTTGCTGTTGCCCTACGGTGGATAG